The nucleotide window AGCGTAGTTGATTTCCTTATTATAGCCCTGTCCATTTTCTTCCTAGTGAAGCTCATTAACCAATTCAAGAAGCAAGAGGAAGAAGAACCGGCCCCTGAGCCGGAGCCTGTAGCCAGCAAGGAAGAAATTCTACTCACCGATATTCGAGATTTACTAAGGCAGCAAAGCAAATAAGATCGGACACGGGCGGCCCTCTGTGGCCGCCCGTAATCTTCACGTTCGTTGTTCCTTCTTCCGATCTTATGTTTTCATCTGTAACCAGATGATATCGAATTAGATGTTGGCTGCCTTGTGTTCCTGCCGTTCGAGGTGTGCATTGCGCAGCCACAAGCCTAAATCAATCGTCACCATGATCATGTTAATAAGATAGAGCACCATAACAATGTCATAACTGTAAAGAAGTTTGTGTATCGTACCACATAGATAGCCCACTATGATAACCACCGAAAACACCGGGCTTTTTCCCTTGGTACTTCTGCTGCGCCAGGTTCGAACAATGGAGATCGGCCAGGCCAGTCCAAAACAAAATAGCATGCCGGCTTCAAAGATACTCATTCAGGTTCCTCCTTGGAATCCCCGTTATTCTTTCTCCCGTGATATATGTTACCATGCACAGCGGTTTCTTCCAAGGGGTAGAGCCTCTACCTCTTAACTCCCTTCTGGAGCTACTCCAGTCCATCTTACGTGAGGTGGGTTTTATTTGACGCGTACAGATAAACTACTCTGATTACACTAACAGAAGAAAGGTCTAAGTTTAATCAAACTTTTTTCGGGGTCTTGCTCGTCTATATAGTGTAAGACAAACCAACCGCGCACACTAAAGCCATGGCAGAGGAAAGGAGACCTTCGCGCGAATGAACAGAAGCAAGTTGGAAAAACAATTCGCTGACCATATTATCAAGAATAACGAAAGGTACTACAGGCTGGCTTATAGCTATGTGAAAAACGTAGATGATGCTTTAGATATTGTCCAAGAATCCATATGTAAAGGTATGTCATCACTGGATTCACTAAGAAACCCTGCTTATTTCCGAACATGGTTCTACAAAATAGTCATACACACCGCCCTGGATTTTCTACGGCAAAGAAACAAAACAGTTCTAATGGAAGAAGAGGTCTTAATCAACTCTAATTGCGGTACCTGCGATACTTACCAAAACATAGACTTGGGCCGAGCACTAGACAGTTTGCCGGCCAAATACCGCACCATAATAATACTGCGCTACTTCGAAGACTTAAAAATAGAGGACGTGGCCGAGATCTTAGATGAGAATGTCAATACGGTCAAAACTCGTTTGTATACCGCACTGAGGAAGCTCAGTATCGAAATGGTTGACCATGATGAGAGAGGGAGGATTTGCCATGAATAGCAATCGTCTGGATCAGTTGGATCAGTTGAAACACGAGTATATTAGCACACCCATCCCCAGGGAGTTGGATTTTGTTGTGCGCCGTGCTTTACAGAAAAACAGGCAGAAAAACCATTTCAATAAGGTCCGCATTGCCGCTGCTTCCGTGGCGGCCGCTCTGGCTCTTGTTACTGTAGGCGTCAATAGCAGCCCCGTGTTTGCCCAAACACTGGCGGAGGTGCCGCTAGTGGGAAGCATAGTGAAAGTGCTCACTTTTCGGCAGTTCACAGTTAACGAAGACAACTTTGAAGCCGATATAAAAGTGCCCGAAATCCAAGGGCTACAAAACAAGGAGTTGGAAAGTAGCCTGAACGAAAAATACCTGGCCGAGAATAAAAAGCTATACGAGGATTTTGTGGCGGCCATGGAGGAAGCGAAGAAACAAGGTGGCGCTCATTTGGGTGTCAGCAGCGGGTACGAAGTGGTAACAGATAGCGATGCCATTTTTGCTGTAAAACGTTATCACTTCACCGCCGCTGGATCTTCCGATACCAAGATTAAGTACGACACCATAGACAAAAAAAGGGAAATCCTAATCACCCTGCCCAGCCTGTTTAAGGATGACAGTTATGTGGAAGTCATAAGCGATAATATAATCGGCCAGATGAAGGAACAGATGGCAGCTGATGAGGGCAATGTTTATTGGCTTAAAGGTGATGTGGAAGATTTCGTAGAGCCGTTTGAGCAGATTTCGCGGGAGCAAAGTTTTTACATTAATGCCGACGGCAAGCTTGTGATTTCCTTTGATAAGTACGAGGTGGGTCCCGGCTGTATGGGAGTGGTAGAGTTTGTTATACCAACTGAGGCCATAGCCGATCTTTTGGTGAGCAATGAGTATGTAAAGTAACAAAACAAGAACCATCGCGTGGGGTTCAGACATCGAGAACCAGGACCTTCGGGTAGGGCGGCCCTCTGTGGCCGCCCGTAATCTTCGTAAAAAAATAAGGCCACCTGGCCTTTCACACAATTCCACATAAAGAACAGCGCTCCTTCTTTTTGACTTATACATATCAAGTAACAAGCCCTAAGCTAATGTGAACGGCTTTTTCCACCTCTAATATTTTTTCTTCCGATATTTCTCCTACTTTTCGTACTAACCGTTTCTTATCGATGGTCATTATTTGCTCAGCTTTAATAGTGCTGGGACCTTTAAGGCCAGATTCATTTGGTAGGATCTGGACGTGAAAGGGGTACGTTTTTGTTATGGTAGTGGAAATGGCAGCCACAATTGTTGTCGGGCTATACTGATTACCAATGTCATTTTGTATTATCAAGGCTGGGCGCAAACCGGCTTGCTCACTACCTCGTCCAGGGCTCCAATCTACCAACCAGATATCACCGCGCAGCAACTCTGTCACTTTAAAATCACCTCCGCCTGAGCAGCAAGAGTTTGTTCTGCGGTTTCTGCTGATTCGTCGGCCATCGCCTTGTAGCCCTCAACTAAGGACTCCCGTAGCTGAATTGTCTTGGCTTCCTCCAAGAGTCTAGCCACGACACCGCTGCGCCCAATCTTCCATTGCTGAGCCAAATCATCAAGAACACTTGCCAGGTCGGCGGAAAGGCTGACAGTGAACCTCATTGTTACAACACCCCCTTCTGATGATAATGATATCATACGGTAAGTATGAATTACAAGTCATACCACACTCTCTTTTCTGCCAATCTCCTTACAATACCTAAATCGGTCGGACTTATTTTTGACCAAACGCTGTCAGAATCTCAAGCGGTACCGGAAACAGAATGGTGGAGTTGTGCTCAGCGGCAATTTCCGCTAAGGTCTGCAAATAGCGCAGTTGAATGGCCGAAGGCTCCGTGGCTATGACATGGGCAGCGGCGGCCAGCTTTTCCGAAGCCTCGTATTCGCCGTCGGCCGAGATCACCTTTGCCCGTCGCTCGCGTTCTGCTTCGGCCTGTTTGGCCATGGCTCGTTTCATGGTTTCCGGGAGTTCCACCGCCTTTATTTCCACCGCAGTTATCTTGACACCCCAGGGGTCAGTGGCCTCATCCAAGAGCTTCCGGAGCATCTCGTTCAAGGCTTCCCGCTTAGCTAGCATGTCGTCCAGTTCGTATTGTCCCAGAACGGACCGCAGTATAGTCTGGCCCAACAGTGTGGTACTGTGTACATAGTCGGCTACCTTAACCACGGCCAGCACCGGATCAAAGACATTGAAATAAACCACCGCATCCACCATCACCGGCACATTGTCTTTGGTAATAACTTCCTGCTTGGGTACATCAATGGTAAAGGTGCGCATGTCGATCTTCCTTACATAATCCACCCCAAAAGGGAACACCACATTTAGGCCCGCATTTAGAACCCCCACTTGCCGGCCGAACCGAAACAGAATCCCCCTTTGATACTCCGTGATAATCCGAACCATGCTGGGAAGAAACAGCAAAGGAATAATCAAATAGGGAATAAGACCGGGACTGCCACTAAGCCGTAGCCCAAAAAACACCCATACCAGACCGGTCCCCGAAAGCAGAAAGGACACCGCCCTAGCCTTAGTATAAAGCGCTAAAACAATCCATAGGGCCCACCAAGCAACTATTACCCAAAACGCCACCGTGAGCACGGTCAAAAGCGGTTGTGGCATGTTCATTTATCCCCCTTTTTCACCAAGAATCCAAGCCTCGTCTAGATGTATTCAGGGTTAGTATGGCCAGAACCTGATTAAAGTAGCTATACAGTGGGTAGCTACTGTTTATGTTAAAGAGTTCTCTTATTGAGTATCATAAAGGAAAAGAGGTGGTTTTGGCATGACGTTATTCGGCAACAGAGAAAGCAAAGAGGAAAGACTGCAGCAAGAGCTACAGGCGTTCATGGACCGGTACCAGCTGGAGGACTTAGACTAGAGCGATTTAATTGTGCTGCGGAAAATATCACAGGACTTAGCCAATAACAAATGGTTTAAGGCGGGTATGCCATTATATTTTGCCTAGCCCGCGGAACAGGCAAAAGCAAGCTACCTAAGTTCCTTGGAGGAACAGAACTGGATGATCATACGGCGGCTATTGCGGCTAAACAAGGACCTTGAGAAATTGGAAAAGTAGTGAGGGTTTTAACAAACACCATGGATAAGGCCTAGGCCTGGCTCAAGGAGAACGGGCAGCTGCTGTAATAGGCCATATGACAACCATAACCATATAAGAAAGCGACAGTCGCCTGGGGAAACACCCAGGCGACTGTCGCTTTCTTATATGACGGCGAATGGGGAGCCGAAGTCTATGGCTGTGCCGCTGATAGGCAGCAGGGGCTTATGTTATAATTAGTAAATGAGTAAAATCTAAAAAACTAGAAAGAGTGGTG belongs to Bacillota bacterium and includes:
- a CDS encoding slipin family protein — translated: MPQPLLTVLTVAFWVIVAWWALWIVLALYTKARAVSFLLSGTGLVWVFFGLRLSGSPGLIPYLIIPLLFLPSMVRIITEYQRGILFRFGRQVGVLNAGLNVVFPFGVDYVRKIDMRTFTIDVPKQEVITKDNVPVMVDAVVYFNVFDPVLAVVKVADYVHSTTLLGQTILRSVLGQYELDDMLAKREALNEMLRKLLDEATDPWGVKITAVEIKAVELPETMKRAMAKQAEAERERRAKVISADGEYEASEKLAAAAHVIATEPSAIQLRYLQTLAEIAAEHNSTILFPVPLEILTAFGQK
- a CDS encoding DUF3298 and DUF4163 domain-containing protein; protein product: MNSNRLDQLDQLKHEYISTPIPRELDFVVRRALQKNRQKNHFNKVRIAAASVAAALALVTVGVNSSPVFAQTLAEVPLVGSIVKVLTFRQFTVNEDNFEADIKVPEIQGLQNKELESSLNEKYLAENKKLYEDFVAAMEEAKKQGGAHLGVSSGYEVVTDSDAIFAVKRYHFTAAGSSDTKIKYDTIDKKREILITLPSLFKDDSYVEVISDNIIGQMKEQMAADEGNVYWLKGDVEDFVEPFEQISREQSFYINADGKLVISFDKYEVGPGCMGVVEFVIPTEAIADLLVSNEYVK
- a CDS encoding type II toxin-antitoxin system PemK/MazF family toxin, yielding MTELLRGDIWLVDWSPGRGSEQAGLRPALIIQNDIGNQYSPTTIVAAISTTITKTYPFHVQILPNESGLKGPSTIKAEQIMTIDKKRLVRKVGEISEEKILEVEKAVHISLGLVT
- a CDS encoding CopG family transcriptional regulator, yielding MRFTVSLSADLASVLDDLAQQWKIGRSGVVARLLEEAKTIQLRESLVEGYKAMADESAETAEQTLAAQAEVILK
- a CDS encoding sigma-70 family RNA polymerase sigma factor, giving the protein MNRSKLEKQFADHIIKNNERYYRLAYSYVKNVDDALDIVQESICKGMSSLDSLRNPAYFRTWFYKIVIHTALDFLRQRNKTVLMEEEVLINSNCGTCDTYQNIDLGRALDSLPAKYRTIIILRYFEDLKIEDVAEILDENVNTVKTRLYTALRKLSIEMVDHDERGRICHE